The nucleotide window CACGGTGATGTTGTCGGGAGACAACGCCAGGGTGGCCAAGTCCATCGCGGAACAGGTGGGGCTCGACGAGGCACGGGCGCCGCTGATGCCCGCCGACAAGGTGATTGCGGTCCGAGAGATGGGGCGTACGGGTTCCGTGGCGATGGTGGGCGACGGCGTCAACGACGCGCCCGCGCTCGCAGCGGCATCAGTGGGCGTGGCGATGGGCGGAGCAGGCTCGGACGCGGCGCTGGAGACGGCGGACGTGGTGCTGATGAGCGATGACCTGTCCCGCCTGCCCTTCGCGCTGAGCCTCGCCCGTCAGGCGACCTCGGTGATGAAGCAGAACCTGGTCATCTCACTGGGAATCAGCGCGGTGCTCATCGTCGCCTCCATCTTCGGCCTGACGAGCATCAGCTCCGCAGTAGTGCTGCACGAAGGCAGCACCCTGCTCGTCGTGGCGAACGGCCTCAGGCTGCTCGCCGTTCGCCCCAAGGTCCTGGGCTCCACGCCCCTACCCTCCATGGGAATCGAACCGGCGCCCCGCTGAAGCGCTAGAGGCAGCGTCAGAAGAAATCCAGCGACTTGCCGAACTTCTCGTCGAAGACCTCAACGGTCACATGGTGCATGACCGCTGGGTCTCCAATGCTCACGCTGCGCGGAATCGTCTGAGGTTGCTCGAGGACACTCGTGTAGAAGTCGCGCCCCTGGGCAACCACCCAGTACGCGATATCCATCAAGCCATCCTCTGAGACCTCCTGCCCCAGCATCAGGTCGAACGGCTCACCCCGGAGCACAGAGGAAGTCCTGACGAATTCCTCATGGAATCGAGCGACATCCGATTCGTTCATCTCCCAGAGAATCTCTCGCAACGCGCTCGCCTGACCATTGGCACGCCGGATGATGTCCCAGAACCATGAGGAGCCTTCATCCTCGTTCACGGTGACTCATCCTGCTCCCCGAGGAAGCCGTTGAAATTCTCGTCATGGTCTCCGATTGAGCCCGTCGCGAGCGCGACATCTCTGCACTCCAGACGAAACCCCACGGAAGGATCGAATACCACCCTCCCCGTTGTCAGCCCACCGCTATCACGGACTTCGCCAACCAGGATCCTCAAGTCGGATGCTCTCCAGGAAAACGGACCCTGGATGAACCGGCATCCCACGACGACAACGTAGAGTTCCTCCATCAAGCCGGGAGCTGACAGCCTGAGGGCCATGCGTCTATGACTTGCATGGTACATCCAGACGACGACGTCTCCGCCACGCCATTGCGCGAGAGTCTCATCCTGGGCTTCGGGCTCCACAATTGTCTTACGTCCCAATGAAGTCCTCCCGAGTCCAAACAAGCACACTCAATTCCTCACATCCCCTCAAAGACTCGTGCCTTCTCGCGCACC belongs to Myxococcus fulvus and includes:
- a CDS encoding DUF4240 domain-containing protein; the protein is MNEDEGSSWFWDIIRRANGQASALREILWEMNESDVARFHEEFVRTSSVLRGEPFDLMLGQEVSEDGLMDIAYWVVAQGRDFYTSVLEQPQTIPRSVSIGDPAVMHHVTVEVFDEKFGKSLDFF